The region AACTCGCTGAGCCTGTGGTCAGGCCCTTAACCGAAAGGATAGGAGCCTCTATCGAGTCGCACCGCGCGCTATCATTTGGCGCTGAAGGCGCACTAAGCTGCGGCGGATAGATGGTTAATTTCACGGGGAAAAACGCTGTCCGCGACTCTTGGATTCGGCGGGCGGCGCCTTATGCCAAAGGCAAAAACGCCCGCAGGAAGCGGGCGATCATGGTTACCAAAAAGAGGGGAGGATTGTGAGCGCTACGGCACGCGTGCGCAGCTATCGCAGGGGCAGATTAAGCGCGAAAAAGCCGCCTTAAACGAAGCCAGCATCGCGCGCAATAATTGCGGCATCCGTACGATTCTTTGCTTCCAGTTTTCGGCAAAGTGTTTTGACATGCAGTTTTATCGTCACTTCCTGTAAATCGAGGTCGCGCGCGATCTCTTTATTCGACTGCGCACTCATCAATCCGCGCAGCACTTGACGCTCGCGTTCGGACAGGGCTTTCTCAAAATCGGTCTCTTCGGGGTTGTCTTTCCCGGACATGAAGGTGACCGGGGCATAGGTCTCGCCTGCGGCCATAAACCGAATTGCGTTGACCAGTGACTTGGCGGGCAGGGTTTTCGGAAGGAAGCCAATCGCCCCCATCTCCAGCGCCTGTTCAGCGATAAGCCGAGTGGCGGTGCCAGAGATCAACCCGACAGGGCGACCTTCGTTGGTATCAAGCACGGTCTGCAACCCTTGCAGCCCTTTCATGCCCGGCATCGTATAGTCCAGCAGCACAAGGTCGTAGGGCGGCTCGGACTTGATCTTGTCCAGTGCTCCTGCCAGGTCGCTTGCTGCTTCGGTGAGAGTTGCACCATCCGCGTCGAGAAACATAGCGATGGTCTCTCGGACCATGTCGTGATCATCAGCAATTAAAATACGCAAAGACA is a window of Sulfitobacter sp. W027 DNA encoding:
- a CDS encoding response regulator transcription factor — encoded protein: MSLRILIADDHDMVRETIAMFLDADGATLTEAASDLAGALDKIKSEPPYDLVLLDYTMPGMKGLQGLQTVLDTNEGRPVGLISGTATRLIAEQALEMGAIGFLPKTLPAKSLVNAIRFMAAGETYAPVTFMSGKDNPEETDFEKALSERERQVLRGLMSAQSNKEIARDLDLQEVTIKLHVKTLCRKLEAKNRTDAAIIARDAGFV